A single region of the Epinephelus fuscoguttatus linkage group LG14, E.fuscoguttatus.final_Chr_v1 genome encodes:
- the cldn23l gene encoding claudin-23: protein MHTPASMVMGIVFAPLGLVLVFTAAITPQWREGQASLGIAVSGSLLRSGVKGQGTGVRSGSVESLLLLRSDGLWESCLQVEHSELKQCWPVAGPYQRDPRVRLAQGLILTSLFLCGTGIVLACIGVRCWTDIPLRGVAATGGLLVMIGGLLSLTALGVYTHNLARLGLADPSQGINNPRFPQLTLRAAGSLYFGWLGSCLQVLGGGALLLSFKRPRYPTCPSCPHLPVCPAYPSCPEITNKPDTDVYEVSC from the coding sequence ATGCACACTCCAGCCTCCATGGTGATGGGGATTGTCTTCGCCCCTTTGGGACTGGTGCTCGTCTTCACTGCCGCCATCACCCCTCAGTGGAGAGAAGGACAGGCAAGTCTGGGCATAGCTGTGTCGGGGTCGCTCCTTAGGTCGGGAGTGAAAGGTCAGGGCACAGGGGTCAGGTCTGGGTCGGTGGAGTCGCTGCTCTTACTGCGCTCCGATGGACTTTGGGAGAGCTGCCTCCAGGTGGAGCATTCAGAGCTGAAGCAGTGCTGGCCCGTGGCAGGTCCTTATCAGAGAGACCCGAGGGTTCGCCTGGCACAAGGTTTGATCCTGACCTCGTTGTTCCTGTGCGGCACTGGCATCGTTCTAGCGTGCATCGGGGTACGGTGTTGGACGGATATACCTCTGAGAGGTGTAGCAGCCACAGGTGGACTCCTGGTGATGATTGGCGGGCTGCTAAGCCTGACTGCCCTCGGGGTGTACACACACAACCTTGCAAGACTGGGGTTGGCAGATCCAAGTCAGGGGATCAATAACCCCAGGTTCCCTCAGCTGACCCTACGTGCAGCCGGCTCGCTCTACTTCGGGTGGCTGGGATCATGTTTACAGGTGCTGGGAGGAGGTGCTCTGCTGTTGAGCTTCAAACGACCAAGATACCCGACCTGCCCTTCCTGCCCTCATCTGCCTGTCTGCCCTGCATATCCTTCATGTCCAGAGATCACCAACAAGCCAGACACTGATGTGTATGAAGTCAGCTGTTAG